The Bacteroidota bacterium genome contains a region encoding:
- a CDS encoding YfiR family protein, whose amino-acid sequence MKKIGRYISSAVHVFKMRKVCQLIFCSCLFNSFLFILITGFAVKPQSEAEEYNLKAAFIYNFTMYIEWSGFIAEEEFIIGIIGNSQINEPLAQIARTKTVNGKKIIIQNFDNPEEIIFCHILFISRDTTFPLKTILARANFNGTLIVSEKRGFAEQGTAINFVIDNDKVKFEANTKAIRSAGLTASSQLLKLARIVE is encoded by the coding sequence ATGAAAAAGATAGGGAGGTATATCAGTTCTGCTGTTCATGTATTTAAGATGCGCAAGGTATGCCAGTTAATCTTTTGTTCATGCCTGTTCAATTCTTTTCTTTTTATTTTGATCACTGGCTTTGCTGTTAAACCTCAATCGGAAGCGGAAGAATACAATTTAAAAGCAGCCTTTATTTATAATTTCACCATGTATATTGAGTGGAGTGGTTTTATTGCGGAAGAGGAATTTATTATAGGTATAATTGGAAACTCACAAATTAATGAACCCCTTGCCCAAATTGCCCGCACAAAAACTGTAAATGGTAAAAAAATAATTATCCAGAATTTCGACAACCCGGAAGAAATAATTTTTTGCCACATACTTTTTATTTCGCGCGATACCACATTTCCACTTAAAACTATCCTTGCAAGGGCAAATTTTAATGGAACACTAATTGTAAGTGAAAAAAGAGGATTTGCAGAACAAGGGACAGCAATTAATTTTGTTATAGACAATGATAAAGTGAAATTTGAGGCAAATACAAAAGCAATAAGATCAGCAGGTTTAACTGCCAGTTCCCAATTGTTGAAATTGGCCCGAATAGTTGAATAA